From Solanum lycopersicum chromosome 8, SLM_r2.1, the proteins below share one genomic window:
- the RPL37 gene encoding large ribosomal subunit protein eL37, which produces MGKGTGSFGKRRNKTHTLCVRCGRRSFHIQKSRCSACAYPAARLRKYNWSVKALRRKTTGTGRMRYLRNVPRRFKTNFREGTEAAPRKKGTAAAS; this is translated from the exons ATG GGAAAAGGAACAGGAAGTTTCGGTAAGAGGAGGAACAAGACACACACACTGTGTGTTAGATGTGGTCGACGTAGCTTCCACATCCAGAAGAGTCGTTGTTCAGCTTGTGCTTACCCTGCTGCTCGTCTCAGAAAAT ATAATTGGAGTGTCAAGGCACTTAGAAGGAAGACCACTGGAACTGGTCGCATGAGGTATCTCCGCAATGTTCCCCGCAGGTTTAAGACAAACTTCAGAGAAG GAACTGAAGcagctccaaggaagaagggTACTGCTGCAGCCTCTTAA